A single Endozoicomonas sp. NE40 DNA region contains:
- a CDS encoding alpha-ketoacid dehydrogenase subunit beta: MSKITMVEAVNLALDHAMETDPDVVMLGEDIGVNGGVFRATQGLRDKYGFKRVMDTPLAETLIAGISIGMAAQGLKPVAEIQFMGFIFPTMEQLICHAARMRNRTRGRLSCPMVLRAPFGGGIHAPEHHSESTEALLAHIPGLRVVIPSSPVRAYGLLRSAINEPDPVIFLEPKRIYRASKQEVHHKTPLLPLDKCFTLKQGQDVTLVSWGASVKETMEAASTLEQHGVSAEVIDVATIKPLDMETILTSVQKTGRCVIVHEACKSFGAGAEIAASLAEQALTVLKAPVERVTGFDTIMPYYRMEDHYLPSPDDIMKAALKTLSFH, from the coding sequence ATGAGTAAGATCACAATGGTAGAGGCTGTTAACCTGGCTCTGGATCATGCCATGGAAACCGACCCGGATGTGGTGATGCTGGGTGAAGACATTGGTGTCAATGGCGGTGTGTTTCGTGCCACTCAGGGGTTAAGGGATAAATACGGCTTTAAGCGGGTCATGGATACACCGCTGGCGGAAACGCTGATTGCCGGTATCAGCATAGGCATGGCTGCACAGGGTTTGAAGCCGGTGGCAGAAATACAGTTTATGGGATTTATCTTTCCTACCATGGAACAACTGATCTGCCACGCAGCCCGTATGCGTAATCGAACCCGTGGTCGTTTATCCTGCCCGATGGTGTTGCGGGCTCCCTTTGGTGGGGGCATTCATGCACCGGAACATCATTCAGAAAGCACTGAAGCCCTGCTGGCGCATATTCCCGGCCTGAGGGTGGTCATTCCGTCATCGCCTGTGCGGGCTTATGGCTTGTTGCGGTCTGCCATTAATGAACCTGACCCGGTTATTTTTCTGGAGCCTAAACGCATCTACCGGGCATCAAAGCAGGAAGTTCATCACAAGACGCCACTGCTGCCTCTGGATAAGTGCTTTACCCTGAAACAGGGTCAGGATGTTACTCTGGTCAGCTGGGGAGCCTCTGTAAAGGAAACTATGGAAGCGGCCAGTACTCTTGAGCAACACGGAGTTTCAGCCGAGGTGATTGACGTTGCCACCATCAAGCCTCTGGATATGGAGACTATTCTGACATCGGTTCAGAAAACCGGTCGATGCGTGATTGTCCATGAAGCCTGTAAAAGCTTTGGTGCAGGGGCAGAAATTGCTGCCAGTCTCGCCGAACAGGCGTTAACTGTGCTTAAAGCACCTGTAGAGAGAGTGACGGGTTTTGACACCATCATGCCTTACTATCGAATGGAAGATCATTATCTGCCCAGCCCTGACGACATTATGAAAGCTGCATTAAAAACATTGTCTTTTCATTAA
- a CDS encoding dihydrolipoamide acetyltransferase family protein, whose protein sequence is MKFFNLPDLGEGIPEADIVEWHIQEGDHVKEDQIIVSVETAKAVVEVPSPVTAEVARLCGQPGDTILTGAPLVEFVSEEEDTGTVVGKLATDSASPEEDDTFFIGSPPEDSLATPSAQGSVNELASRLGMTLTEKPVQTGYALENPEPLKGVRKFMANTMAQSHAEVVPVTLFDDADIDHWAKGEDITVRLIQAITRACQEEPALNAWFDGNTTSREVFDTVHLGLAVDSEEGLFVPVIRAADTLDAKQLRDQINAFRTAVNERTLPPSEMAGATITLSNFGVFAGKYATPIIVPPMVCIVGVGQLREEIVSVDGQAVSHKVLPISLTFDHRAATGGEATRFLHTLITQLKK, encoded by the coding sequence ATGAAATTTTTTAACCTGCCCGACCTGGGAGAAGGAATTCCTGAAGCAGATATTGTTGAGTGGCATATACAGGAAGGCGACCACGTAAAAGAAGACCAGATAATTGTTTCTGTTGAAACAGCCAAAGCCGTTGTTGAAGTCCCTTCTCCGGTTACCGCTGAAGTAGCGCGTTTGTGTGGACAGCCCGGTGATACCATTCTGACCGGTGCACCACTGGTTGAGTTTGTATCGGAGGAAGAAGACACAGGGACAGTAGTTGGGAAGCTGGCAACAGACTCTGCCAGCCCGGAAGAAGACGATACTTTCTTTATTGGCTCTCCACCGGAAGACTCATTAGCAACTCCCTCTGCTCAAGGTTCCGTCAATGAGCTGGCTTCCCGCCTTGGCATGACATTAACCGAAAAGCCTGTCCAAACCGGATACGCACTGGAAAACCCTGAGCCTTTGAAAGGTGTTCGCAAATTTATGGCGAACACTATGGCGCAATCCCACGCCGAAGTCGTGCCTGTCACCCTGTTTGATGATGCCGACATTGATCACTGGGCAAAAGGTGAGGACATTACTGTACGACTGATACAGGCTATTACCAGAGCCTGTCAGGAAGAGCCTGCCTTAAATGCCTGGTTTGATGGCAACACGACCAGCAGGGAAGTGTTTGATACCGTACATCTTGGACTGGCAGTGGACAGTGAGGAAGGGTTGTTTGTTCCGGTCATTCGTGCTGCGGACACTCTGGACGCTAAACAGCTGAGAGATCAGATCAATGCTTTCAGAACCGCAGTTAATGAACGTACCCTGCCACCTTCGGAAATGGCTGGCGCTACGATTACATTAAGCAACTTTGGTGTGTTTGCTGGTAAATATGCAACACCGATCATTGTGCCTCCGATGGTTTGCATCGTGGGTGTCGGGCAGTTACGGGAAGAAATTGTCAGTGTTGACGGGCAGGCCGTCAGTCATAAAGTATTGCCGATTTCTTTAACCTTCGACCATCGGGCTGCAACCGGTGGAGAAGCCACTCGCTTTTTACATACGTTGATCACACAATTAAAAAAATAA
- a CDS encoding Leu/Phe/Val dehydrogenase, protein MFRQITEARMNDIHIKYDEHSGLKSIIAIHNTRRGPSLGGCRFIPYPSFDDAVTDAIRLAQGMSYKAALAGLDLGGGKSVIMMPEGDFDRTELFSAFGRFVDELGGRYITAIDSGTGVSDMDIIATQTRHVSCTSASGNPAPSTARGVYYGILSTLKVHKGFGNTLKGMTLAVQGLGNVGYALCQLLHRDGARLVVSDIDDDKVEQCIREFGARGVNPAEIHSTPCDIFSPCGLGGILNEQTIDQLQCGAVAGSANNQLLTPECGEQLFNRGILYAPDYLINAGGLIFVAMMHARKSNEELNHRIKGIGETLLQVFRRQQQQQEPVNRIADQMAEAMLFGDEIRQLTA, encoded by the coding sequence ATGTTCAGACAGATAACCGAGGCCAGAATGAATGATATTCATATTAAATACGATGAACATTCAGGCCTGAAGTCCATTATCGCCATCCATAACACCCGCAGAGGCCCGTCACTGGGCGGTTGCCGTTTTATCCCTTACCCCTCTTTTGATGATGCCGTGACCGATGCGATCCGGCTGGCTCAGGGTATGAGTTACAAAGCGGCTCTGGCAGGGCTGGACCTGGGAGGTGGCAAGTCAGTAATCATGATGCCCGAAGGCGACTTTGACCGAACCGAACTGTTCAGTGCGTTCGGGCGCTTTGTTGATGAGTTGGGAGGGCGATATATCACAGCCATTGACAGTGGCACCGGGGTTTCCGATATGGATATCATTGCCACTCAGACCCGCCATGTTTCCTGTACGTCTGCCAGTGGCAACCCTGCGCCTTCAACCGCCAGGGGGGTTTATTACGGTATTCTTTCTACGCTCAAGGTTCACAAAGGGTTTGGCAATACTCTCAAAGGTATGACCCTTGCTGTCCAGGGGCTGGGAAATGTGGGGTATGCCCTGTGCCAGCTGTTGCACAGAGACGGCGCCCGGCTGGTTGTGTCAGACATTGATGACGACAAGGTTGAACAATGTATCCGGGAGTTCGGTGCCAGAGGGGTTAACCCGGCAGAGATTCATTCAACCCCCTGTGACATTTTCAGTCCCTGTGGCCTTGGCGGAATCCTGAATGAGCAGACTATCGATCAGTTGCAGTGCGGCGCTGTTGCCGGTTCTGCCAACAACCAGTTACTGACCCCGGAGTGTGGGGAACAACTGTTTAACCGGGGCATTCTTTACGCACCGGACTACCTGATTAATGCGGGTGGCCTGATTTTTGTCGCTATGATGCACGCCCGCAAAAGCAACGAAGAGCTGAATCACAGAATTAAGGGGATTGGAGAAACGCTGCTACAGGTCTTCCGCAGACAGCAGCAACAACAGGAGCCGGTTAACAGGATTGCAGACCAGATGGCTGAAGCTATGTTGTTTGGTGATGAGATCAGACAGCTAACTGCTTAA
- the pdhA gene encoding pyruvate dehydrogenase (acetyl-transferring) E1 component subunit alpha, translating into MEQKELNPIPIYQYLDAEGEVIERLPDWTQKKEILLGYYRNMVLGRQADAKAIALQRTGKLGTYPSCLGQEAISTVFCSMMQKDDVLIPYYRDHPGLMARGIPLSDILLYWGGDERGSASEHWGKDFPNCVPIATQACHAAGVAAALKIRHESGIAVCALGDGATSKGDFLEALNLAGTWQLPVVFVINNNQWAISVPRTIQSGAPTLAQKGISAGLPSYQVDGNDVIALHEVLSEAMGRARSGKGATVIEAISYRLGDHTTADDASRYRSSDELQQAWSKEPIKRLRTFLHHRGYWDEQQEQALIKDVSQQIEQEVQTYLNTPLPPVKDLFDYHYANMPSALKQQKQEAELRAAGGQNHE; encoded by the coding sequence GTGGAACAGAAAGAACTTAATCCAATTCCTATTTATCAGTACCTGGATGCTGAAGGTGAAGTGATCGAGCGACTGCCTGACTGGACACAGAAGAAAGAGATTCTGCTCGGTTACTATCGCAATATGGTGCTGGGACGCCAGGCTGATGCCAAGGCGATAGCCCTGCAGAGAACCGGTAAGCTGGGTACTTACCCTTCCTGTCTTGGGCAGGAAGCCATCAGTACCGTGTTCTGCTCTATGATGCAAAAAGATGATGTGCTGATTCCCTATTATCGCGACCATCCCGGACTGATGGCCAGAGGCATTCCACTGTCCGACATTCTGCTTTACTGGGGCGGTGATGAACGGGGCAGTGCCAGCGAACACTGGGGCAAGGACTTTCCCAACTGTGTTCCCATTGCCACTCAGGCATGCCATGCCGCAGGTGTAGCTGCAGCCCTGAAAATTCGTCACGAGTCCGGTATTGCGGTTTGTGCATTGGGGGATGGCGCAACGTCCAAGGGGGATTTTCTCGAAGCTCTGAACCTTGCCGGAACCTGGCAGCTGCCTGTGGTCTTTGTCATTAATAACAACCAGTGGGCTATTTCAGTCCCCAGAACCATTCAGTCAGGCGCTCCTACCTTAGCCCAGAAAGGCATTTCAGCCGGTTTGCCCTCTTATCAGGTCGATGGTAATGATGTAATTGCGCTGCACGAAGTACTCAGCGAGGCAATGGGCCGGGCTCGCAGTGGTAAAGGCGCAACGGTTATTGAAGCCATCAGTTACCGTCTGGGGGACCACACCACGGCAGACGACGCCAGCCGCTATCGCAGTAGTGACGAATTGCAGCAGGCATGGAGTAAAGAGCCCATCAAGCGACTAAGAACCTTCCTGCATCATCGGGGATACTGGGACGAACAGCAGGAACAGGCGCTTATCAAAGACGTCAGCCAGCAGATTGAACAGGAAGTTCAAACCTACCTCAACACGCCGCTTCCTCCCGTAAAAGACCTGTTTGATTACCATTACGCGAACATGCCATCAGCGCTGAAGCAGCAGAAACAGGAAGCCGAGTTGAGGGCTGCGGGAGGTCAGAATCATGAGTAA